One genomic segment of Hordeum vulgare subsp. vulgare chromosome 2H, MorexV3_pseudomolecules_assembly, whole genome shotgun sequence includes these proteins:
- the LOC123428434 gene encoding probable glutathione S-transferase GSTU6 — MAGGDNLKLVGMWASPHVLRVGLALRLKGLSYKFVEMEGEEGFKNNQGEQLLLNSKLQVLIHGGKSIGGTSLSMIQYIDEAFPGAGPSLLPDDPSERAMARYWADFIDDTLVRAMHKAAWGESDREKAEGKNHVVSAVETLEGALRDCSKPFFGGNSVGYVDVVLGGLLGWVRATDTVQGVKTFDDPAITPLLAMWAYRFDALKTVQVVMPDVGALVDFAMTMPSHSSGRLGIVVSIYLIAVLLQAVASYLTWLGRAESKGEPQDGNPCSRLQWLVPRALPYWSCYVLEGLDFVTRSMPTLFLLYVFVKGFKSSIVRVLVMGVPVVVITWYFLTFYKPCGHGTLNII; from the exons ATGGCCGGAGGAGACAACCTGAAGCTGGTCGGCATGTGGGCGAGCCCGCACGTCCTGCGTGTGGGGCTCGCGCTCCGCCTCAAGGGCCTGAGCTACAAGTTCGtggagatggagggggaggaaggCTTCAAGAACAACCAGGGCGAGCAGCTGCTCCTCAACAGTAAGCTGCAGGTGCTCATCCACGGCGGCAAGTCTATCGGCGGGACATCGTTGAGCATGATACAGTACATCGACGAGGCCTTCCCTGGCGCcggcccctccctcctccccgacGACCCCTCCGAGCGTGCTATGGCTCGTTACTGGGCTGACTTTATAGATGACACG CTCGTGAGGGCGATGCACAAGGCGGCATGGGGCGAATCGGACCGGGAGAAGGCAGAGGGGAAGAACCATGTCGTCTCCGCGGTGGAGACCCTAGAGGGAGCTCTGAGAGATTGCTCCAAGCCTTTCTTTGGAGGCAACAGTGTCGGCTATGTGGATGTCGTGCTCGGTGGCCTTCTTGGGTGGGTGCGCGCGACCGATACGGTGCAAGGTGTCAAGACCTTCGACGACCCTGCCATCACGCCTCTCCTTGCCATGTGGGCATATCGCTTTGATGCACTGAAAACAGTCCAGGTGGTCATGCCAGATGTGGGAGCGCTGGTTGATTTTGCCATGACGATGCCTTCACACAGCTCTGGTCGATTGGGCATCGTCGTTTCCATATATCTAATTGCGGTTCTTCTGCAAGCGGTGGCATCCTATCTAACTTGGTTGGGCCGAGCCGAGAGCAAAGGAGAACCCCAAGATGGAAACCCTTGTTCTCGCCTTCAATGGTTGGTTCCACGAGCATTACCATATTGGAGTTGCTATGTCCTTGAAGGCCTGGACTTCGTTACTAGATCTATGCCCACGTTGTTTCTTCTCTATGTTTTTGTCAAAGGTTTCAAGAGTAGTATAGTTAGGGTGTTGGTGATGGGAGTCCCGGTGGTAGTCATCACATGGTATTTTCTTACCTTTTACAAGCCGTGTGGCCATGGCACCTTAAATATTATTTGA
- the LOC123431239 gene encoding uncharacterized protein At4g06744-like, whose protein sequence is MARPSDRRRATMAVRVAAPSTAAPPALVFALAVVFAVVRAEGGSGHVSFGEAANGGNAPSLRAGEVGAGLELAARDRVPASRVSVVGCVCVPSVGSLEGCACPPTPPPPPPACPPPPPPPPPPCPPPPPPPPPACPPPPPPPPACPPPEPEPTPWDFENKKLEQLYPVIQAFKRTITSDPLNVTATWVGTKICDSAKGGGAYKGFYCDTPPDDVNKTLTVASIDFNGFHLCAPTLAGFIDAFPDLALFHANSNNFSGDLPDLTSLRYFYELDLSNNGFSGAFPAAVPPLGRLAFLDLRFNGFAGEVPPSVFGISVEALFLNNNAFTGVIPESTFGTSRAEYIVVANNRFTGPIPRSIFNVSGTLSEILFLNNDLSGCLPYEVGLVEGLMVFDAGGNQIRGPIPLSFGCLADVQELNLARNQLYGHVPDVLCLLAKTGKLTNLSLSDNYFHSVGYHCMELVRSRVLDVRRNCILGFPGQRPHIECAMFYADPTKHCPFIPHIPCDLPGFKPKQTAAAAALPAGESAVHGLGADGSVAARTTDVGIGG, encoded by the coding sequence ATGGCGCGGCCAAGTGATCGACGACGTGCGACGATGGCGGTTCGGGTGGCTGCCCCGTCTACGGCTGCACCACCCGCGCTCGTCTTTGCGCTCGCGGTTGTGTTTGCTGTGGTGAGAGCGGAGGGTGGCTCCGGCCATGTGAGCTTCGGCGAGGCGGCGAACGGCGGCAATGCACCGTCGTTGAGGGCCGGTGAGGTGGGTGCGGGTCTGGAGTTAGCTGCCCGCGATCGTGTGCCGGCGTCGAGGGTGTCGGTGGTAGGTTGCGTGTGCGTGCCGTCGGTGGGGTCACTGGAAGGCTGCGCGTGCCCGCcaacaccgccaccgccacctcccgcgtgcccgccaccgcctccacctccaccaccgccatgcccgccgccgcctccaccgccaccaccggcgtgtcctccaccgccaccgccgccacccgccTGCCCGCCGCCGGAGCCGGAGCCGACGCCGTGGGATTTCGAAAACAAGAAGTTGGAGCAGCTGTACCCGGTGATCCAGGCGTTCAAGCGCACCATCACGAGCGACCCGCTCAACGTGACGGCGACGTGGGTGGGCACCAAGATCTGCGACAGCGCCAAAGGCGGCGGCGCGTACAAGGGCTTCTACTGCGACACCCCGCCGGACGACGTCAACAAGACGCTCACCGTGGCGTCCATCGACTTCAACGGCTTCCACCTGTGCGCGCCCACGCTGGCCGGCTTCATCGACGCCTTCCCGGACCTGGCGCTCTTCCACGCCAACTCCAACAACTTCTCCGGCGACCTCCCGGACCTCACCTCCCTGCGCTACTTCTACGAGCTCGACCTCTCCAACAACGGCTTCTCCGGCGCCTTCCCGGCTGCCGTGCCGCCGCTCGGCCGCCTCGCCTTCCTCGACCTCCGATTCAACGGCTTCGCGGGCGAGGTGCCGCCCTCCGTCTTCGGCATCTCCGTCGAGGCGCTCTTCCTCAACAACAACGCCTTCACCGGCGTCATTCCCGAGAGCACCTTCGGCACCAGCAGGGCCGAGTACATCGTGGTGGCCAACAACCGCTTCACGGGACCCATCCCGCGCTCCATCTTCAACGTCTCCGGCACGCTCTCCGAGATCCTCTTCCTCAACAACGACCTCTCGGGGTGCCTCCCCTACGAGGTCGGACTGGTGGAGGGGCTCATGGTGTTCGACGCCGGCGGAAACCAGATCCGCGGCCCCATCCCGCTCTCGTTCGGCTGCCTCGCCGACGTCCAGGAGCTCAACCTAGCACGGAACCAGCTCTACGGCCACGTCCCCGACGTGCTCTGCCTCCTCGCCAAGACCGGCAAGCTCACCAACCTCTCCCTCTCCGACAACTACTTCCACTCCGTGGGCTACCACTGCATGGAGCTCGTGAGGAGCCGCGTGCTGGACGTGCGCCGGAACTGCATCCTCGGGTTCCCCGGCCAGCGCCCGCACATCGAGTGCGCCATGTTCTACGCCGACCCCACCAAGCACTGCCCCTTCATCCCACACATACCATGCGACCTACCGGGGTTCAAGCCGAAGCAGACGGCCGCCGCTGCCGCGTTACCCGCCGGGGAGAGCGCGGTGCATGGCCTTGGAGCGGACGGGAGCGTGGCGGCGAGAACCACTGACGTCGGGATAGGTGGTTAA